Proteins encoded by one window of Hyphomicrobium nitrativorans NL23:
- a CDS encoding PQQ-dependent sugar dehydrogenase produces MRFITSASVLAAGFFAAGSMIAVAQEVPKEASEVARPGGKLPGDPKIALVKVADGFLDPVGVSSAFDGTGRIFVVERQGTIRVVNKDGSVNEKPFLDLTKNSPLGSEVQTGFVEQGLWAIAFHPKFKENGHFFVSYASLPFNGAHIIARYTVDPASPDEVTVEHANKTVKVIMNIPQPYYNHYGGGIQFGPDGFLYIGKGDAGWEGDPLDAGQRKDVLWGKMLRIDIDVDDSEMHAYNVPRENPWATAWQDRMMTLFGITEEGFSKIHMGARPESWAYGLRNPYAFHFNKKTGDLFIADVGQNHWEEINWQPASSKGGENYGWKHNMGTHCHPATGPNDVCPQVGVLPVSEYPHQEPYPGAEKLTEGWGCSVQGLGVANYAGMDGVYLTGDWCSGRVFATGWDGSKWQLQELAQTDLQFTAGNNDEDGTVLAVNCNCFYLDDKGAAANPPGALWKIVAADAVPEGAETARMKQ; encoded by the coding sequence AGCGCAGGAAGTTCCGAAAGAGGCCAGCGAAGTCGCGCGGCCCGGGGGCAAGCTCCCCGGCGATCCTAAAATCGCGCTGGTGAAGGTTGCAGACGGCTTCCTCGATCCCGTGGGCGTGTCGTCCGCGTTCGACGGGACGGGCCGCATCTTCGTTGTCGAGCGCCAAGGCACGATCCGGGTCGTGAACAAGGACGGCTCCGTCAACGAGAAGCCTTTCCTCGACCTCACGAAGAACAGCCCGCTCGGAAGCGAAGTCCAGACCGGGTTCGTGGAACAGGGCCTCTGGGCCATAGCATTCCATCCGAAGTTCAAGGAGAACGGGCACTTCTTCGTCAGCTACGCATCGCTGCCGTTCAACGGAGCGCACATCATCGCGCGCTATACCGTCGATCCTGCGAGCCCTGACGAAGTGACCGTCGAGCACGCCAACAAGACCGTCAAGGTCATCATGAATATCCCGCAGCCCTACTACAATCACTACGGCGGCGGCATTCAGTTCGGCCCCGATGGCTTCCTTTACATCGGCAAGGGCGACGCCGGCTGGGAAGGCGATCCGCTCGACGCCGGCCAACGCAAAGACGTGCTGTGGGGCAAGATGCTCCGCATCGATATCGACGTCGACGATAGCGAGATGCACGCCTACAACGTGCCGAGAGAAAACCCCTGGGCAACCGCCTGGCAGGATCGCATGATGACGCTCTTCGGCATCACCGAAGAGGGCTTCTCCAAGATCCACATGGGCGCTCGCCCCGAATCGTGGGCCTACGGCCTGCGTAACCCCTACGCCTTCCACTTCAACAAGAAGACGGGCGACCTCTTCATCGCAGACGTGGGCCAGAACCACTGGGAAGAGATCAACTGGCAGCCCGCCTCCAGCAAGGGTGGCGAGAACTACGGCTGGAAGCACAACATGGGCACGCACTGCCATCCGGCAACGGGCCCGAACGACGTGTGTCCGCAGGTCGGCGTGCTCCCGGTCTCCGAGTATCCGCACCAGGAACCCTATCCGGGCGCTGAAAAGCTCACGGAAGGCTGGGGCTGCTCGGTCCAGGGACTTGGCGTGGCCAACTACGCCGGCATGGACGGCGTGTACCTGACCGGCGACTGGTGCTCGGGCCGCGTGTTCGCCACCGGCTGGGACGGAAGCAAGTGGCAGCTCCAGGAGCTGGCGCAGACCGACCTGCAGTTCACGGCCGGTAACAACGACGAGGACGGCACCGTTCTCGCCGTGAACTGCAACTGCTTCTACCTCGACGACAAGGGTGCTGCGGCCAACCCGCCGGGCGCACTGTGGAAGATCGTTGCCGCCGACGCGGTGCCGGAAGGCGCCGAGACGGCTCGCATGAAGCAGTAA
- a CDS encoding c-type cytochrome — MTLKSRLFPLRPALFAAAFMVPAVTMSLAPPAMAEIEFRHALDNSPLDLAPIKGEEITAAVEAFRKDGVNPYNGDADAIAAGKTLYNDNCQACHKPDGSGGMGPSLIDDVYINKRANTDVGVFEIIHSGSSGAMRSFSIRGVTQDQILKMIAYIHTLKK; from the coding sequence ATGACCCTGAAATCGCGCCTCTTCCCGCTTCGTCCGGCTCTGTTTGCGGCCGCCTTCATGGTGCCTGCCGTGACGATGTCGCTTGCGCCTCCCGCGATGGCCGAGATCGAATTCCGCCACGCGCTCGACAACTCGCCGCTCGACCTCGCGCCGATCAAGGGCGAGGAGATTACCGCGGCGGTCGAAGCCTTCCGCAAGGACGGCGTTAATCCCTATAACGGCGACGCCGACGCCATCGCAGCCGGCAAAACGCTTTACAACGACAATTGCCAAGCCTGTCACAAGCCGGACGGCTCGGGCGGAATGGGGCCGAGCCTTATCGACGACGTCTACATCAACAAGCGCGCCAACACGGACGTCGGCGTTTTCGAGATCATCCATTCTGGGTCGTCGGGCGCCATGCGTTCGTTTTCGATCCGTGGCGTCACGCAAGACCAGATCCTCAAGATGATCGCGTACATTCACACGTTGAAGAAGTAA
- a CDS encoding nucleotide pyrophosphatase/phosphodiesterase family protein: MHPTVVINVVGLTPSLMGQHMPRLSRFAAEGASRRLDTVTPAVTCAAQATFVTGLAPRDHGIVGNGWLFRELMEVWLWRQSNRLVAGEAIWEAAKKRDPSFTSANLFWWYAMGASTDVTVTPRPIYKADGRKLPDCWSDPPDLRDELQDKLGTFPLFQFWGPATSIASSRWIADAAKHVLATRDPTLTLVYLPHLDYALQRFGPDDPAIAPDLAEIDAVSGDLIEAANALGRRVVVLSEYGIVPVRQPVHINRALRAARLLSVRDEQGGEILDIPRCRAFAVADHQVAHVYVRDDRDIPTVRGLLADLAGVDRVLERAEQSAFGLDHERSGELVAISAPDAWFTYYYWLDDARAPDFAHTVEIHRKPGYDPVELFLDPTIRFPKLSIGWRLFKKMLGLRTLMDVIPLDATLVKGSHGRSDTPEHHSPVFLSSAPHLVPEEPVDARDVKALILSHLFEA; this comes from the coding sequence ATGCATCCCACCGTGGTGATCAATGTCGTCGGGCTCACACCGAGCCTGATGGGACAGCACATGCCGCGGCTCTCGCGCTTTGCGGCCGAGGGCGCGAGCAGACGGCTCGATACGGTCACGCCCGCCGTCACCTGCGCCGCACAAGCCACGTTCGTTACCGGGCTTGCGCCACGCGATCACGGCATCGTCGGCAACGGCTGGCTGTTTCGCGAGTTGATGGAAGTCTGGCTCTGGCGGCAATCCAACCGGCTGGTCGCAGGAGAGGCGATCTGGGAGGCCGCGAAAAAGCGCGATCCAAGTTTCACCTCCGCCAACCTGTTCTGGTGGTATGCGATGGGGGCTTCGACGGACGTCACGGTGACGCCGCGTCCGATCTATAAAGCCGACGGACGCAAACTGCCCGACTGCTGGTCCGACCCGCCCGACCTGCGCGACGAGTTGCAGGACAAGCTCGGCACCTTCCCTCTCTTTCAATTCTGGGGACCGGCGACGTCGATCGCTTCGAGCCGATGGATCGCGGATGCGGCCAAGCATGTCCTTGCGACGCGCGATCCGACGCTTACGCTCGTCTACCTGCCGCACCTCGACTATGCGCTTCAGCGCTTCGGGCCGGACGATCCGGCGATTGCGCCAGACCTTGCGGAGATCGATGCCGTCAGCGGCGATCTCATCGAAGCTGCGAACGCTCTCGGACGGCGCGTCGTGGTGCTCTCCGAATACGGCATTGTGCCGGTACGTCAACCCGTACATATCAATCGCGCGCTTCGCGCCGCACGGCTCCTCTCCGTGCGCGATGAGCAGGGCGGCGAAATTCTCGACATCCCGCGCTGCCGAGCGTTCGCCGTCGCCGATCATCAAGTGGCCCACGTGTATGTCCGCGACGACCGTGACATCCCCACGGTTCGCGGGCTACTGGCCGACCTCGCGGGGGTCGATCGCGTGCTCGAGCGCGCGGAGCAAAGCGCTTTCGGCCTCGATCACGAACGCTCCGGCGAACTGGTCGCGATCTCGGCGCCCGACGCCTGGTTCACGTATTACTACTGGCTCGACGACGCGCGTGCGCCGGACTTCGCGCACACCGTTGAGATCCACCGCAAGCCGGGCTACGATCCCGTTGAGCTCTTTCTCGATCCAACCATCCGCTTTCCCAAGCTCTCGATAGGCTGGCGCCTTTTCAAGAAGATGCTGGGGTTGCGGACGCTGATGGACGTCATCCCGCTTGATGCCACGCTCGTCAAAGGCTCGCACGGGCGCTCAGATACGCCGGAGCACCACAGCCCGGTGTTCCTATCCTCCGCCCCGCACCTGGTTCCTGAAGAGCCGGTCGACGCGCGCGACGTCAAGGCGCTCATCCTGTCCCACCTTTTCGAAGCGTGA
- the idi gene encoding isopentenyl-diphosphate Delta-isomerase — protein MASSSERVILIDERDREIGSAEKIDVHRRGLLHRAFSVVVWDASGRQLLQKRADAKYHSGGLWTNTCCGHPRPGEPVADAAARRLEEEMGFTSPLEWLGVVGYRADVGNDLIEHEIVHVFRARYDGAVVPDPAEVEDYKWCGLDSIQRDVAASPHQFTAWFVRYVAEEWPVALMPPENAERIPSTTQKRVQR, from the coding sequence ATGGCATCCTCATCCGAACGCGTCATCCTGATCGACGAGAGAGACCGCGAAATCGGCAGCGCGGAGAAGATCGACGTCCATCGGAGAGGGCTATTGCATCGCGCGTTTTCGGTCGTGGTCTGGGATGCCTCAGGCCGGCAGCTTCTGCAGAAGCGCGCCGACGCGAAGTATCATTCGGGCGGCCTTTGGACGAACACGTGTTGCGGCCATCCGCGTCCTGGCGAGCCCGTCGCGGACGCAGCCGCACGGCGGCTCGAAGAAGAGATGGGCTTCACCAGCCCGCTCGAATGGCTGGGTGTCGTCGGATACCGTGCCGACGTCGGCAACGATCTGATCGAGCACGAAATCGTGCATGTTTTCCGCGCGCGCTACGACGGCGCCGTCGTGCCGGATCCCGCCGAGGTCGAAGACTACAAATGGTGCGGGCTCGACAGTATTCAGCGCGATGTCGCGGCCTCGCCCCATCAATTCACGGCGTGGTTCGTGCGCTATGTGGCAGAGGAATGGCCCGTCGCACTCATGCCGCCGGAGAACGCCGAACGGATCCCCTCCACGACGCAGAAAAGGGTGCAACGATGA
- a CDS encoding GAF domain-containing protein: MKTRGNGAQEPSGLDLIRIVSDFAADSGTIHFLGEDGLLHLAAATPGIPDVVLATIRTIPVGKGMAGLAVERKAPVNACNLQTDTSGDVRAGAKATGLAGSIVVPIFDGDAAVGALGVANRAERTFKDDEIARLIEEGRRLATARTSLSGKN; the protein is encoded by the coding sequence ATGAAGACGCGCGGAAACGGAGCGCAGGAACCGAGCGGTCTCGATCTCATCCGCATCGTTTCCGATTTCGCGGCCGACAGCGGGACCATTCATTTCCTGGGAGAGGATGGCCTCTTGCATCTCGCCGCCGCCACCCCCGGCATTCCGGACGTCGTTCTCGCCACCATCCGCACGATTCCGGTCGGAAAGGGCATGGCTGGGCTTGCCGTCGAGCGGAAAGCTCCCGTCAACGCCTGCAACCTTCAAACCGATACCAGCGGCGATGTCCGAGCTGGCGCAAAGGCCACGGGGCTCGCAGGTTCGATCGTCGTTCCGATTTTCGACGGCGATGCGGCCGTGGGCGCTTTGGGCGTGGCCAACCGCGCGGAGCGCACGTTCAAGGACGACGAGATCGCGCGGCTGATCGAGGAAGGACGCCGGCTGGCTACGGCGCGTACGAGCCTCTCCGGCAAGAATTGA
- a CDS encoding TVP38/TMEM64 family protein, which yields MTRPTASTVEPETGRAFPSRRRGANRRRIAKLTALAVAMLAVVIVPFLLFGDPLDSFARDAMASASYWPLAGAFGFLLLAADVVLPIPSTVVIALLGGWFGALTGTLVAAGGLTLGCAIGYWLGKRFGFDFAERTIGREDLAAVSTWFERHGVLVLAFCRPVPVLAEASVIAAGVANLPARKVLIVTTLANIGFAAVYALIGARVESGVEFLAALAASIALPGAAMLGARAWRRRTATP from the coding sequence ATGACGCGCCCCACAGCGAGCACCGTCGAACCCGAGACAGGACGCGCGTTTCCGTCGAGACGTCGGGGTGCGAACCGGCGGCGGATCGCAAAACTGACTGCGCTTGCCGTGGCTATGCTAGCCGTCGTGATCGTTCCGTTTCTTCTTTTCGGAGACCCGCTGGATTCCTTCGCCCGCGATGCGATGGCGAGCGCATCGTATTGGCCTCTTGCCGGCGCATTCGGATTTCTCCTGCTGGCTGCGGACGTCGTGCTTCCCATTCCCTCGACGGTCGTGATCGCTCTCCTCGGCGGATGGTTCGGCGCCTTAACCGGCACGCTCGTCGCCGCGGGCGGACTGACGCTCGGCTGTGCCATCGGCTATTGGCTCGGCAAGCGCTTCGGCTTCGACTTCGCGGAACGCACCATCGGACGCGAGGATCTGGCCGCCGTCTCGACCTGGTTCGAACGCCACGGTGTGCTCGTGCTCGCGTTCTGCCGGCCTGTGCCCGTGCTCGCTGAAGCGAGCGTCATCGCGGCAGGCGTGGCGAACCTTCCGGCACGCAAGGTTCTCATCGTCACGACGCTCGCCAATATCGGCTTTGCCGCCGTGTATGCGCTCATCGGCGCGCGTGTTGAGAGCGGCGTGGAATTTCTGGCGGCACTTGCGGCGTCCATCGCTCTTCCGGGAGCCGCCATGCTGGGCGCGAGGGCATGGCGGCGGCGCACGGCGACGCCCTGA
- the hutX gene encoding heme utilization cystosolic carrier protein HutX — protein MTGTSETASPRPPLAERLARNADGILEQIAAEYGVSTLDVVRALPGEHRALVDGTRFADVMAAIGEWGAILFIVHTRHIVLECEGVLPPGTFGRGYYNIHGDSPIGGHIRAEGCKTIAFVSRPFMGRESRSVQFFSEDGEAMFKIFVRRDEARNLIADQVARFDALRGELSR, from the coding sequence ATGACCGGGACCTCTGAGACCGCGTCGCCTCGTCCGCCGCTGGCCGAGCGTCTCGCCCGGAACGCCGATGGCATCCTGGAGCAGATCGCGGCCGAGTACGGCGTAAGCACGCTCGATGTCGTTCGGGCGCTCCCTGGCGAGCACCGCGCGCTCGTCGATGGCACACGCTTCGCCGACGTGATGGCGGCAATCGGCGAGTGGGGAGCGATCCTGTTCATCGTGCACACGCGCCACATCGTTCTCGAATGCGAGGGCGTGCTTCCGCCGGGAACGTTCGGCCGCGGGTACTACAACATCCACGGCGACAGCCCCATCGGCGGGCATATCCGCGCCGAAGGCTGCAAGACGATCGCGTTCGTCTCTCGCCCCTTCATGGGGCGCGAGTCCCGCTCGGTCCAGTTCTTCAGCGAGGACGGCGAGGCGATGTTCAAGATCTTCGTACGCCGGGACGAAGCGCGCAATCTGATTGCCGATCAGGTTGCCCGCTTCGATGCGCTTCGCGGCGAACTTTCCCGGTAG
- a CDS encoding antibiotic biosynthesis monooxygenase family protein: protein MFIAMNRFKVLKGSEKDFENVWLSRETHLDELDGFVEFHLLKGPEREDYVLYSSHTIWRSHADFEAWTKSEQFRKAHSGAGGSKPLYQGHPEFEGFTVLQTVTSDGKRVVAA, encoded by the coding sequence ATGTTCATCGCAATGAACCGCTTCAAGGTGCTTAAAGGTTCGGAGAAGGATTTCGAGAACGTTTGGCTGTCGCGCGAGACGCACCTTGATGAACTCGACGGGTTCGTCGAATTTCATCTCCTGAAGGGCCCCGAGCGGGAAGATTACGTGCTCTATTCCTCGCACACGATCTGGCGCTCCCACGCCGATTTCGAGGCATGGACGAAATCCGAGCAGTTCCGGAAGGCCCACTCGGGCGCCGGCGGCAGCAAGCCGCTCTACCAGGGCCATCCCGAGTTCGAAGGCTTCACAGTGCTGCAAACCGTCACGTCCGACGGAAAACGCGTCGTTGCGGCATAA
- a CDS encoding TonB-dependent hemoglobin/transferrin/lactoferrin family receptor: MSKRASSRLLMAAVLLGVAGSHAVADEIQLDGIVVTSTKTEESWIDALSGSSAVDRATMDEQFNADRVSEILRTIPGVTTQETARDTATAVNIRGLQDFGRVNVLVDGARQNFQRSGHSANGVFYIEPEMIKRVDITRGPTATIYGSGAIGGVAAFETLDADDILRPGEYAAVRGRGSYGTNGDEKLGSGTAAVKVGNFDILGQFNARRNGDYEDGSGNKVPGSNDETDSKLVKFRVRPAEGHQITASLIDYNSAFIDEVESGGTQYDTGVDNRQYTLGYTFQSPTNPLIDFSSKIYRNETALDQTRLTGGNATFFSPTPLAGSVPCTPAHLAANNLNGFLPVGAPCFVTPGTFPVGAQRGFNTETEGFDVFNTSRFPLSSGVDVALTYGVDGFRDTVNTVDPSGSGDEFTPSGERNIWGSFVQSKITFFDVVDVIGALRYDSYELDGNGVNVQDEHVSPKITVGVTPVQGVTVFGTWAEGFRAPALSETLITGFHPGFANFELRPNPDLKPEVAQNVEGGVNFKFDNVLSTGDRFRAKVTAFRNEVEDYIDMVSVPGPIDGYLLFNRPGCVRPAGPPVSCFPTSFLPILMDDYVQYRNISNATLEGIEFEALYDAGAWFAGLGAHHIRGKNEDTGEGLRTVPADQVTVTAGFRAFDDKLVAGGRVRFVAAQDRFIEGENAAMRHADSYNVVDLFAQYEATDNVTLNVNIDNLFDQTYRQHLDQYNSPGFSARAGLTMRFGASN, from the coding sequence ATGTCGAAGCGCGCGTCGTCGCGGCTGCTGATGGCGGCTGTTCTCTTGGGTGTGGCCGGGAGCCATGCGGTAGCGGACGAAATTCAACTCGACGGCATCGTCGTAACCTCGACGAAAACCGAGGAAAGCTGGATCGACGCGCTGTCGGGATCGAGTGCGGTCGATCGGGCGACAATGGACGAGCAGTTCAATGCGGATCGCGTATCGGAAATTCTGCGCACCATCCCGGGCGTGACGACGCAGGAGACGGCGCGCGACACGGCGACCGCTGTCAATATTCGCGGCCTTCAGGACTTCGGACGGGTGAACGTCCTCGTGGACGGCGCGCGCCAGAACTTCCAGCGCAGCGGCCACAGCGCCAATGGCGTGTTTTACATCGAGCCGGAAATGATCAAGCGCGTGGACATCACGCGCGGCCCCACCGCGACGATCTATGGCTCCGGTGCCATCGGCGGCGTCGCGGCCTTCGAAACGCTCGATGCCGACGATATTCTAAGGCCCGGCGAGTACGCTGCCGTGCGCGGACGCGGGAGCTACGGCACGAACGGCGACGAAAAACTCGGCAGCGGCACAGCGGCCGTCAAGGTGGGGAACTTCGATATTCTCGGCCAGTTCAACGCCCGGCGGAATGGCGACTACGAGGATGGCAGCGGCAATAAGGTTCCCGGCTCGAACGACGAGACGGATTCGAAACTGGTGAAGTTCCGCGTTCGTCCCGCAGAAGGCCACCAGATCACGGCGTCGCTTATCGACTATAACTCCGCGTTCATCGACGAAGTTGAGAGTGGCGGCACGCAATACGACACCGGCGTCGACAACCGTCAATACACGCTGGGCTACACCTTCCAGAGCCCGACCAATCCGCTGATCGATTTCAGCAGCAAAATCTACCGCAACGAGACCGCACTCGACCAAACCCGGCTTACAGGCGGTAATGCGACGTTCTTTTCGCCCACGCCTCTCGCCGGAAGCGTGCCCTGCACGCCTGCGCACTTGGCGGCGAACAACTTGAACGGGTTCCTTCCGGTCGGCGCGCCGTGCTTCGTTACGCCTGGAACATTTCCCGTCGGTGCACAGCGAGGCTTCAACACCGAAACGGAAGGCTTCGATGTGTTCAACACGTCACGCTTTCCACTCTCAAGTGGCGTGGACGTTGCGCTGACATACGGCGTCGATGGCTTCCGCGATACCGTGAATACGGTTGATCCCTCCGGCAGCGGCGACGAATTCACGCCATCGGGAGAGCGCAACATCTGGGGGAGCTTCGTCCAGAGCAAGATCACGTTCTTCGACGTCGTCGACGTGATCGGCGCGCTGCGGTACGACAGCTATGAACTCGACGGCAACGGCGTCAACGTCCAGGACGAGCATGTCTCGCCCAAAATCACGGTCGGCGTCACGCCTGTGCAGGGCGTCACCGTCTTCGGCACCTGGGCCGAGGGCTTCCGCGCTCCTGCGCTGTCCGAAACGCTCATTACCGGCTTCCATCCCGGCTTCGCAAACTTCGAGCTGCGCCCCAACCCGGATCTGAAACCTGAAGTTGCGCAGAACGTCGAAGGTGGCGTCAATTTCAAGTTTGATAACGTGCTGTCCACGGGTGACAGGTTCCGGGCCAAAGTGACGGCGTTCCGTAACGAGGTTGAAGATTACATCGACATGGTGAGCGTGCCGGGTCCGATCGACGGCTACTTGCTGTTCAATCGCCCAGGATGCGTGCGCCCCGCGGGCCCCCCTGTGTCCTGTTTCCCGACGTCGTTCCTACCGATCTTGATGGACGATTACGTCCAGTATCGAAACATCAGCAACGCCACGCTCGAAGGCATCGAATTCGAGGCCCTCTATGATGCCGGTGCCTGGTTCGCGGGGCTTGGCGCACATCACATTCGCGGCAAGAACGAGGATACGGGCGAAGGCTTGCGCACGGTGCCTGCCGATCAGGTTACGGTCACTGCGGGCTTCAGGGCCTTCGACGATAAGCTCGTCGCGGGTGGTCGCGTCCGCTTCGTCGCTGCGCAGGATCGCTTCATCGAGGGCGAGAACGCTGCCATGAGGCATGCCGACTCCTACAATGTCGTCGATCTCTTCGCGCAATATGAAGCGACAGATAACGTGACATTGAACGTCAACATTGACAATCTGTTCGACCAGACGTACCGCCAGCACCTTGACCAGTACAACAGCCCGGGCTTCAGCGCGCGCGCAGGGCTCACGATGCGGTTCGGTGCGTCGAACTGA
- a CDS encoding heme/hemin ABC transporter substrate-binding protein, protein MFVRPRPTACALARAAFLLLASVSVSAPSHSAEMSARDTSRIVSVGGDVTEILYELGLGDNVVAIDTTSVFPPQIPSEKKSVGYMRALSSEGVLAVRPTLILATDKAGPPEVVAALKASSTPFITIDGPDTPEGVAEKVKQVAAIVGKEEAGETLAQRIRTEFEAAADARKTIAKPIKALFLLSVQSGRALAGGRNTAADAMLALAGAENVVNSFDGYKPLSGEAALALAPDAIIVMKAAPGHRTAEASGPIATEIAAITGLANTPAVKDGRIIEFDGSLMLQFGPRAPQAAHDLMHILYPDLVPTRRIN, encoded by the coding sequence ATGTTCGTTCGGCCAAGGCCCACCGCTTGCGCGCTCGCACGTGCAGCTTTCCTGCTCCTCGCCTCGGTATCGGTGTCCGCACCGTCTCATAGCGCAGAGATGTCCGCGCGCGACACCTCCCGCATCGTGTCGGTCGGCGGCGACGTGACGGAGATTCTTTACGAGCTTGGGCTCGGCGATAACGTGGTCGCCATCGACACGACGAGCGTGTTTCCTCCGCAAATTCCTTCCGAGAAGAAGAGCGTCGGATACATGCGCGCCCTCTCATCCGAGGGCGTTCTCGCCGTTCGGCCGACGCTCATTCTCGCCACAGACAAAGCCGGTCCGCCCGAAGTCGTCGCGGCGCTCAAGGCATCGTCGACGCCTTTCATCACGATAGACGGTCCCGACACACCCGAAGGCGTCGCCGAAAAGGTGAAGCAAGTCGCAGCAATCGTAGGAAAGGAAGAGGCCGGGGAAACACTGGCTCAGCGTATTCGCACCGAGTTCGAGGCCGCGGCGGATGCGCGTAAGACGATCGCGAAACCGATCAAGGCGCTGTTTCTCCTCTCAGTGCAGAGCGGGCGCGCGTTGGCGGGCGGCCGGAACACAGCGGCCGATGCGATGCTCGCGCTTGCGGGCGCCGAAAACGTCGTGAACTCGTTCGACGGATACAAGCCGCTTTCGGGCGAAGCCGCACTCGCGCTTGCGCCGGACGCGATCATCGTCATGAAAGCCGCGCCCGGCCACCGCACGGCCGAAGCCAGTGGTCCGATCGCGACGGAAATCGCCGCCATTACCGGGCTTGCCAACACGCCGGCCGTCAAAGACGGACGCATCATCGAATTCGACGGCAGCCTGATGCTGCAGTTCGGTCCGCGCGCACCACAAGCCGCTCATGACCTGATGCATATCCTTTACCCCGACCTCGTACCCACGCGCCGGATCAACTGA
- a CDS encoding FecCD family ABC transporter permease has translation MLKPTPAEDLRTHTRSARDRTRSRGLIVLGMAFLLTAFLSLSVGPSGITLLSLPQVIAEVTGYSAGTGGHEALVLLDIRLPRTLLAMYVGAALAVSGAIMQGMFRNPLADPGLIGVSSGAALFAVAMIAFGDAYLPAIKAALGVHALPVAAFVGGLGATALLVGLTNGRRVISTGTLLLAGVALAALASALMGVVAYLSDDRALRDLTLWTLGSLAGASWSKVIGTLPFALVLALLLPRLIRDLNGLLLGEAEAYHLGVNVQRAKMLIVFVTAGAVGAAVAVAGIVGFIGIVTPHIIRLVAGPDHRFLLPASALLGGTLAVAADMVARVAVAPAELPLGIITALIGAPFFLHLVLRRGAHG, from the coding sequence ATGCTGAAACCGACACCAGCGGAGGACCTCCGCACACACACCCGCTCCGCGCGTGACCGGACGAGGTCCCGCGGCCTCATCGTGCTTGGGATGGCTTTCCTGCTCACGGCGTTTCTTTCGCTCTCCGTGGGACCGAGCGGTATCACTCTTCTCTCCCTCCCCCAGGTGATCGCCGAGGTCACGGGATATTCGGCGGGGACGGGCGGGCACGAGGCCCTCGTGCTGCTGGACATCCGGCTGCCGAGAACGCTGCTTGCCATGTATGTGGGGGCGGCGCTCGCCGTTTCGGGCGCGATCATGCAAGGCATGTTCCGTAACCCACTTGCGGATCCCGGACTGATCGGCGTCTCCTCCGGCGCCGCGCTGTTCGCGGTGGCCATGATCGCATTCGGAGATGCGTATCTGCCAGCGATCAAAGCCGCGCTCGGGGTGCATGCTCTTCCGGTCGCGGCGTTCGTCGGCGGGCTTGGCGCGACGGCCCTGCTTGTCGGCCTCACCAACGGGCGACGAGTAATTTCAACCGGCACGCTTTTGCTTGCGGGCGTGGCGCTCGCGGCGCTGGCCTCGGCGCTCATGGGGGTCGTCGCTTACCTCTCAGACGACCGTGCGCTGCGCGATCTCACGCTCTGGACACTCGGAAGCCTCGCGGGCGCGAGTTGGAGCAAGGTGATCGGCACGCTGCCGTTCGCCCTCGTTCTGGCGCTTCTTCTGCCCCGACTGATCCGGGACCTCAACGGACTGCTGCTCGGCGAGGCCGAGGCCTATCACCTCGGCGTTAACGTGCAGCGCGCCAAGATGCTGATCGTGTTCGTCACCGCAGGCGCTGTGGGCGCAGCCGTCGCGGTTGCAGGCATCGTCGGCTTTATCGGCATCGTGACGCCGCACATCATTCGCCTCGTCGCAGGGCCGGACCATCGCTTCCTGCTTCCGGCAAGCGCACTCCTCGGCGGCACGCTGGCTGTGGCGGCCGACATGGTGGCGCGCGTCGCCGTCGCGCCTGCGGAGCTTCCGCTCGGCATTATAACGGCACTGATCGGCGCGCCCTTCTTCCTCCATCTCGTCTTGCGGAGGGGTGCGCATGGCTAA